The Bos javanicus breed banteng chromosome 11, ARS-OSU_banteng_1.0, whole genome shotgun sequence genome includes a window with the following:
- the MORN2 gene encoding MORN repeat-containing protein 2, whose amino-acid sequence MNREIHNIQQQQTAMPTFSYGKNTHTEATNWRRSQDTGNEPEALQFNPLSRRIQLPGLSCTTLSCRPRPGLVTGLGSCCSRLTGPCQTGWIPPGREAPQTLPTAGEADGGKRPRALPGRCLPPGPYLERLRSGPATAVQPWRLLIGSTSAPPPHIRFRVRGAWSPSNHVAPGAEVRLPFLQATELAAQGESQSPENLSRSPVSTPEVFKINFIFPNGDKYDGDCIRTSSGVIERNGIGIHTTPNGIVYTGSWKDDKMNGFGRLEHFSGAIYEGHFKDNMFHGLGTYTFPNGAKYTGNFNENRVEGEGQYTDIQGLEWCGNFHFTAAPGLRLKLHM is encoded by the exons atgaacagagaaataCACAACATACAACAGCAGCAAACTGCAATGCCCACGTTCAGCTACGGTAAAAACACCCACACAGAAG CCACCAACTGGAGACGGAGCCAAGATACAGGAAACGAGCCCGAGGCCCTCCAATTCAACCCTTTATCTCGCAGAATTCAGCTCCCCGGCCTCAGCTGTACAACCCTCAGCTGTCGACCCAGGCCAGGCCTGGTCACAGGCCTAGGATCCTGCTGCTCCAGACTCACCGGCCCCTGCCAGACAGGCTGGATCCCACCGGGCCGGGAGGCTCCTCAGACCCTGCCCACTGCGGGAGAGGCTGACGGTGGAAAG CGGCCAAGGGCCCTGCCTGGGCGCTGCCTCCCACCCGGACCTTACCTGGAGCGGCTCCGCAGCGGCCCAGCTACAGCGGTACAGCCCTGGCGCCTTCTGATTGGCTCAACCTCGGCCCCCCCACCCCATATTCGCTTCCGGGTGAGAGGTGCCTGGTCGCCTAGCAACCATGTCGCACCCGGCGCTGAAGTACGGCTTCCTTTCCTCCAGGCCACGGAGCTGGCGGCCCAGGGAGAATCGCAGAGTCCAGAAAATCTCTCCCGCAGCCCTGTGTCAA cTCCAGAAGTATTTAAGATAAACTTTATATTTCCAAATGGAGACAAGTATG ATGGGGACTGTATAAGAACATCTTCTGGAGTCATTGAGAGAAATGGAATAGGTATTCATACCACTCCTAATGGGATTGTCTACACAGGAAGCTGGAAAGATGACAag ATGAATGGTTTTGGAAGACTTGAGCATTTTTCAGGAGCAATATATGAAGGACACTTTAAGGACAATATGTTTCATGGACTGGGAACTTATACATTCCCAAATGGGGCAAAGTACACTGGAAATTTCAATGAAAACAG GGTGGAAGGTGAAGGACAATATACTGATATCCAAGGACTAGAATGGTGTGGTAACTTTCatttcacagctgctccaggccTGAGGCTAAAGCTCCATATGTAG